Proteins encoded within one genomic window of Bradyrhizobium sp. CB1717:
- a CDS encoding MerR family transcriptional regulator yields the protein MKIGDLAKRTGLSTHTLRYYERIGLLPYADRDRSGQRDFDASILTWITFIGRLKTTGMPIRDMLRYAALRDEGEATGPARRQMLEIHREQVRTQIAELQECLLVLDTKIAGYAGDEQRTKENDARPNTSRKPLRSRPAGPVTH from the coding sequence ATGAAGATCGGCGACCTCGCAAAACGAACCGGCTTGTCGACTCACACGTTGCGTTATTACGAGCGCATCGGGCTGCTGCCATACGCAGACCGGGATCGTTCCGGCCAGCGTGACTTTGACGCATCGATCCTCACATGGATCACATTCATCGGTCGGCTCAAGACCACGGGAATGCCGATCCGGGACATGTTGCGTTATGCGGCGCTTCGTGATGAAGGCGAAGCCACCGGGCCAGCCCGGCGGCAGATGCTGGAAATCCACCGGGAACAGGTTCGCACGCAGATTGCCGAACTTCAGGAATGCCTGCTCGTCCTTGATACCAAGATCGCCGGCTATGCGGGCGACGAACAGAGGACGAAGGAAAATGACGCACGCCCAAACACAAGCCGAAAGCCGCTTCGATCGCGGCCAGCGGGCCCTGTCACGCATTGA
- a CDS encoding carboxymuconolactone decarboxylase family protein, which produces MTHAQTQAESRFDRGQRALSRIDGRAGEKVVASLADIAPDFARYVIEFPFGDIYSRPDLGLRDREIATIAALTALGNAAPQLKVHIEAGLNVGLSRDEIVEIIMQMAVYAGFPAAVNGLFAAKEVFSAHDGRQAPEEAT; this is translated from the coding sequence ATGACGCACGCCCAAACACAAGCCGAAAGCCGCTTCGATCGCGGCCAGCGGGCCCTGTCACGCATTGACGGCAGAGCTGGCGAAAAGGTCGTCGCCTCACTCGCCGACATCGCTCCGGATTTCGCGCGATACGTGATCGAGTTTCCTTTCGGCGACATTTACAGCCGCCCGGACCTCGGCCTGCGCGATCGAGAGATTGCGACGATCGCCGCGCTGACGGCGCTCGGAAATGCTGCGCCTCAGCTCAAAGTGCATATCGAGGCGGGTCTGAACGTCGGGCTGTCTCGCGACGAGATCGTGGAGATCATCATGCAGATGGCCGTCTATGCGGGCTTCCCGGCGGCGGTGAACGGGCTGTTCGCAGCCAAGGAGGTGTTTTCCGCGCATGACGGACGGCAGGCGCCGGAAGAAGCGACATGA
- the rimO gene encoding 30S ribosomal protein S12 methylthiotransferase RimO — MDRAPRISFTSLGCPKALVDSERIITRLRAEGYELARRHDGADIVIVNTCGFLDSAKQESLSAIGDAMAENGKVIVTGCMGAEPEQIEQAYPGVLSITGPQQYESVLDAVHRALPPAHNPHLDLVPPQGIKLTPRHYAYLKISEGCNNRCTFCIIPKLRGDLVSRPADDVLREAERLVGAGVKELLVISQDTSAYGVDLKYAESPWKDRQVRAKFLDLARELGELGAWVRLQYVYPYPHVDEVIALMNEGKVLPYLDIPFQHASPEVLKAMKRPAAQDKTLARIKRWREECPDLALRSTFIVGFPGETDADFAYLLDWLDEAEIDRVGCFKYEPVAGATSNAIENPVPEEVKQERYNALMARQQKISARRLKRKVGTRQQIIIDEVGPTVAKGRSKADAPEIDGAVYLSSRRPLRVGEIVTAKIERADQYDLHGSVAGF, encoded by the coding sequence ATGGACAGAGCGCCCCGCATTTCATTCACGTCACTCGGGTGTCCCAAGGCATTGGTGGATTCCGAGCGCATCATCACGCGCCTGCGCGCGGAGGGCTACGAGCTCGCCCGCAGGCATGATGGCGCCGACATCGTCATCGTCAATACCTGCGGCTTTCTCGACAGCGCCAAGCAGGAGTCGCTGTCGGCGATCGGCGACGCCATGGCCGAGAACGGCAAGGTGATCGTGACAGGCTGCATGGGCGCGGAACCCGAGCAGATCGAGCAGGCCTATCCGGGCGTGCTCTCCATCACCGGCCCGCAGCAATATGAGAGCGTGCTCGACGCCGTGCACCGCGCGCTGCCGCCGGCGCACAATCCGCATCTCGACCTGGTGCCGCCGCAGGGCATCAAGCTGACGCCGCGCCACTACGCCTATTTGAAGATCTCCGAGGGCTGCAACAACCGCTGCACCTTCTGCATCATCCCCAAGCTTCGCGGCGACCTGGTCTCGCGTCCGGCCGATGACGTGCTGCGCGAGGCCGAGCGCCTCGTCGGCGCCGGCGTCAAGGAGCTGCTGGTGATCTCGCAGGACACCTCGGCTTACGGCGTCGACCTCAAATACGCCGAGAGCCCGTGGAAGGACCGTCAGGTCCGCGCCAAATTCCTCGACCTCGCGCGCGAGCTCGGCGAACTCGGCGCCTGGGTCCGCCTGCAATATGTCTACCCCTACCCGCATGTCGACGAGGTCATCGCGCTGATGAATGAGGGCAAGGTGCTGCCCTATCTCGACATCCCGTTCCAGCACGCGAGCCCCGAGGTGCTGAAGGCGATGAAGCGTCCGGCGGCGCAGGACAAGACGCTGGCGCGCATCAAGCGCTGGCGCGAAGAGTGCCCCGATCTCGCTTTGCGCTCCACCTTCATCGTCGGCTTCCCCGGCGAGACCGATGCCGATTTCGCCTATCTGCTCGACTGGCTGGACGAAGCCGAGATCGACCGCGTCGGCTGCTTCAAGTACGAGCCGGTCGCCGGCGCGACGTCGAACGCGATTGAGAACCCGGTGCCGGAAGAGGTCAAGCAGGAGCGCTACAACGCGCTGATGGCCCGCCAGCAGAAGATCTCCGCGCGCCGGCTGAAGCGCAAGGTCGGCACGCGCCAGCAGATCATCATCGACGAGGTCGGGCCGACCGTCGCCAAGGGCCGCTCCAAGGCCGATGCGCCGGAGATCGACGGCGCGGTTTACCTGTCGAGCCGCCGCCCCCTGCGTGTCGGCGAGATCGTCACCGCAAAGATCGAGCGCGCCGACCAGTACGACCTGCACGGCAGCGTCGCGGGGTTCTGA